One part of the Streptomyces sp. NBC_00286 genome encodes these proteins:
- a CDS encoding poly(ethylene terephthalate) hydrolase family protein, translated as MRHASTRTAKRLGLLSGAAVLAVTGASLLPQQAQAGPGDFQRGPDPTEQSITAERGPFATAQTTVDGPNFNKGTAYYPTDTSQGTFGAVAISPGFLSPEAVVSWYGPRLASQGFVVLTLETNSGTDQPDDRATQLVNALDFLVQSSSVKNRIDPNRLAVMGHSMGGGGSLRASELRPSIKAAIPLMPWHNDKTWQGDRVPTMIMGAQNDAIASPASHAKPFYDSLTSAPEKAYLELRGQGHLVAVSPNVTIAKYSIAWLKRFVDEDVRYDKFLCPAPAPNQQISEYRNTCPTG; from the coding sequence ATGAGACATGCGAGCACCCGCACCGCGAAACGACTCGGACTCCTTTCCGGCGCCGCCGTCCTGGCGGTGACCGGTGCGAGCCTCCTCCCCCAGCAGGCGCAGGCCGGACCCGGGGACTTCCAACGGGGCCCCGACCCGACCGAGCAGTCCATCACCGCCGAGCGCGGCCCCTTCGCCACGGCCCAGACGACGGTCGACGGCCCGAACTTCAACAAGGGGACCGCCTATTACCCGACCGACACCAGCCAGGGCACCTTCGGAGCCGTGGCCATCAGCCCGGGGTTCTTGTCGCCGGAGGCCGTCGTCAGCTGGTACGGCCCGCGCCTGGCGTCCCAGGGTTTCGTCGTCCTGACTCTGGAGACCAACTCCGGCACCGACCAGCCCGACGACCGGGCGACTCAGTTGGTCAACGCGCTGGATTTCCTGGTCCAGAGCAGCTCCGTGAAGAACCGTATCGACCCCAACCGCCTTGCCGTGATGGGTCATTCGATGGGCGGGGGCGGCTCACTCAGGGCCTCGGAGCTGCGTCCTTCCATCAAGGCCGCCATTCCCCTGATGCCCTGGCACAACGACAAGACCTGGCAGGGCGACCGCGTCCCCACGATGATCATGGGCGCCCAGAACGACGCCATCGCATCGCCGGCCTCGCACGCGAAGCCGTTCTACGACAGCCTCACCTCGGCACCGGAGAAGGCGTACCTGGAGCTGAGGGGCCAGGGCCACCTGGTGGCGGTCTCCCCCAATGTGACGATCGCGAAGTACAGCATCGCCTGGCTGAAGCGGTTCGTCGACGAGGATGTGCGCTACGACAAGTTCCTGTGCCCGGCTCCGGCGCCGAACCAGCAGATCAGCGAGTACCGGAACACCTGCCCCACGGGGTAG